The following nucleotide sequence is from Methylocella sp..
TCTGCGCCACGTGCTTCGGCGCAAGGTCAGGCCGCAGCGCGATGGTGATCCGGCCGTCTTTGGTGTCGAGATAGATAGTATTTTTCAGGTCTTGCGCGGGAGCCGCGGCCCCGACGTTGGCGACCAAGGCGAGAGCCAAGCCAAAACCCATGATCAATCGTTGAAGCGTCATTAGATTTCCTTCCCGAAGGATGAGCGGCAAGCTTATTGAATCGCCTGCCGTTTGAGAGCTAGAGCGTGGATGACCGCGTCCGGCACGAAGCTCGACACGTCGCCGCCCATGCCGGCGATCTGCCGCACCAATGTCGCGGCAATGTGACGTACGGACGGGGAGGCGGCGAAAAACACTGTCTTGATCTCGGGCGCCATGGCTGCATTCATGCTCGCCATTTGCATTTCATAGTCAAAATCAGAGCCGTCGCGGAGGCCGCGCACCATGATTTGCGCGCCGGCTGTGCGCGCCGCCTCGATCGCGAGGCCTGAGAAAACGCGCACCGAGAGTCCGCAGGATCGCGCCGACAGCAAATCATGACAGGACTGCTTGATCAGCGCCGCGCGTTCTTCAAAGCTGAATAACGGCGTCTTGCCAGGGTGCGAGCCAATGCCGACGACAAGCTCGTCGCAGATCCGCGCCGCGCTTTCAATCACGTCGACATGACCATTGGTCAAAGGGTCGAAAGAGCCGGTATAGATCGCGACGCGCGCCATGCCATCTTTCCAGAGCCGCCTGAACCGAAGAACCGCAGAGTTCTCCAATCAGGACTATAGGTGACAGAGATCAGGAAGCGATATTCGGTTCAGTCTTGGCGATAATGCTCACCCGCGTGAACTGCGGAGCGGTCAATTCACGCCGAGTTTCTTTTGTAGATTGGAGGACGACGTCGTGTATTGGAATGTCAGCTTCTTGTCAGGATAGACATAACGATGGATCTTTTGCGCCGCCAGCGCGCCCTCATGGAAACCGCACAGGATAAGCTTCAGCTTGCCCGGATAATGGTTGATGTCGCCGATCGCGAAAATGCCCGGGACGTTGGTCTCGAAACGCTCGGTGTCGACTGGAATCAGGTTTTCATTGAGATTAAGGCCCCACTGCGCGATCGGCCCGAGCTTCATCGTAAGTCCGAAGAAAGGAATCAGCCGCTCGCAGGCGATCTCGCGCACGGCTCCATCGCCGCCCTTCAAAGACAGAGAGGAAAGTTCGCCCCTCTCCCCTGCCAAGAAGGAAACTTGGCCAATGTGTAAATCGATCTTCTCTTCGGCGACGAGCTGGCGCATCGCCTTGACTGAATGCGGCGCGGCGCGGAAATCATCGCGGCGGTGAATGAGCGTCAGGCGTTTGGCGATCGGCTGCAAATTGAGCGTCCAGTCGAGCGCGGAATCGCCGCCGCCGACAATCACGACATTCTTGTCGCGGAAGTCTTCCATTTTGCGCACGGCGTAGAACACCGAATTGCCCTCATAGGCTTCAATGCCCTCGATCGGCGGCTTTTTCGGCTGGAACGAGCCGCCGCCCGCCGCGACGATAATCACTTTGCATTCAAAGCTCTGGCCGCTGCCGAAAGCCACCCGGAAGAGGGGGGCCTCCGGCGTGCCCAACACCTCGAGAGCGTCGACCATTTCGCCAAGATGGAAGGTCGGGTGGAATGGCTCAATCTGACGCAACAAATGATCGACGAGCCCCTGCCCGGTCACGATCGGATAGCCGGGAATGTCATAAATCGGCTTCTCGGGGTATAGCTCGCTGCATTGCCCGCCCGCTTTCTGCAAAATGTCGACGAGGTGGCATTTGATGTCGAGCAGTCCAAGTTCGAAGACCGCGAAAAGGCCAGCTGGCCCGGCGCCGACGATGACGACGTCGGTCTTGATGCACTCACTCATACCCTGCTCCGAAGTCATTTCTGGAGCACCGGCGTATTTGTCCGACGACTCCATGTGCTTAACATATAAAGGAATTATTCGTTTTTGTGCCGGTCGACGCCCGCTCTCTAGCCGCCCCCGCGGGACAGGTGAAGCGATTTTCGCCGCGCGTCAATCGCCGTCGCCGCCAAACGCCGGAATTTCCGGCGTCGGAGACGGGCCTAGCCTTGGCGATCCGGCGTCGTGACGATCAGTCCATCAAGCTCCGCCGCGATCTTGATCTGGCAGCATAGACGCGAGTTAGGCTGCACCTTATAGGCGAAATCCAACATGTCTTCTTCTTGATCGCTGGCCTTGCCGGTCAAGCTGACCCACGCCTCATCGACATAGACATGGCAGGTGGCGCAGGCGCAACCGCCGCCGCATTCAGCGGCGATCTCCGGAATTGCGTTGCGAATGGCGGCCTCCATAACGGTCGCGCCGACTTCGCCATCAACTGTCCGGGCTTCGCCCGAAGAGTCTACAAAAGTAATCTTTGGCATGGATCTCGCTTAAACTCTATTATAGAGGGCCGCCGGGGCGAACCCAAATGATTAGCCAACCCGAGATTTGGGGGAGCCAGATGTTTTGGCCTCGAACAAGGCCTTCCAGCTTTGATGACACATGGCCGAAGTTCGGAGATCCTGCAAGTGAGTAAAATTGCGGTAAGGAATGCCCAGCGATTTTGTCGCGTTTTGGCTAGCCTCGGGTTTATTTGCCCAAATATTTTGTGAAAAACAAATCAATCGCGCCCGAAACATCTACAATGGAGGCCGCGAGATCGGCCAAAGCAAGATCCACCGCGTCGTTTGTATCCGCAGCGCCCATTTCGAGATTTTCCGCCGCGGCGGCGACCTGCGCGGCCCCGATCGCCAGCGCCGACCCCTTCAACAAATGCGCAAAACCGGCCGTTTTGGCGGGCGCGAGGTTCCTGGACTTTTGCAATTCCTGCAAAATCTCCTCCGCTTGCGCCCGAAATGCGGCCAAGAGCTCATATTGAAGGTCGGCGTCGCCGAAAGTCTGCCGCGTCAGATATGCGAAATCGAGCGC
It contains:
- a CDS encoding 2Fe-2S iron-sulfur cluster-binding protein; translated protein: MPKITFVDSSGEARTVDGEVGATVMEAAIRNAIPEIAAECGGGCACATCHVYVDEAWVSLTGKASDQEEDMLDFAYKVQPNSRLCCQIKIAAELDGLIVTTPDRQG
- the coaD gene encoding pantetheine-phosphate adenylyltransferase, with protein sequence MARVAIYTGSFDPLTNGHVDVIESAARICDELVVGIGSHPGKTPLFSFEERAALIKQSCHDLLSARSCGLSVRVFSGLAIEAARTAGAQIMVRGLRDGSDFDYEMQMASMNAAMAPEIKTVFFAASPSVRHIAATLVRQIAGMGGDVSSFVPDAVIHALALKRQAIQ
- a CDS encoding NAD(P)/FAD-dependent oxidoreductase, yielding MSECIKTDVVIVGAGPAGLFAVFELGLLDIKCHLVDILQKAGGQCSELYPEKPIYDIPGYPIVTGQGLVDHLLRQIEPFHPTFHLGEMVDALEVLGTPEAPLFRVAFGSGQSFECKVIIVAAGGGSFQPKKPPIEGIEAYEGNSVFYAVRKMEDFRDKNVVIVGGGDSALDWTLNLQPIAKRLTLIHRRDDFRAAPHSVKAMRQLVAEEKIDLHIGQVSFLAGERGELSSLSLKGGDGAVREIACERLIPFFGLTMKLGPIAQWGLNLNENLIPVDTERFETNVPGIFAIGDINHYPGKLKLILCGFHEGALAAQKIHRYVYPDKKLTFQYTTSSSNLQKKLGVN
- a CDS encoding Hpt domain-containing protein, with the translated sequence MTGPQSSHQRGEAQGLALDFAYLTRQTFGDADLQYELLAAFRAQAEEILQELQKSRNLAPAKTAGFAHLLKGSALAIGAAQVAAAAENLEMGAADTNDAVDLALADLAASIVDVSGAIDLFFTKYLGK